A region from the Oryzias latipes chromosome 20, ASM223467v1 genome encodes:
- the prdm14 gene encoding PR domain zinc finger protein 14, which produces MSVSLSCFPVVLNEKSYQENMLKSSPVRGFYPAPHHYMDFLPRTHNLLDPLKSLGRLVSDTRASLPLNMNNPFVLQSSHTASVLHELCVPGAPYLSHMMPMWSKAEELAAVVTEHAADPLSTDFSSKSGERSTTSSASTPPKEALLRALCADQSPQKKTATYDFSEEDLFMVLYGYSSSQERSGGHAISGVVLPENSESHTPSLHKETLELPEGLVILHAVWGNVSHCGVFAEKSCVPKGARFGPFQGKLVNTSEIKTYDDNTLMWEVFENGRLSHFVDGRGASGNWMSLVKCARFPEEQNLVAVQVQGQIFYEVCKEIGPGQELLVWYGDCYTQFLGIPLTLKNPREDTTSELPFTEDAGEGYKCDRCGKVFAYRYYRDKHLKYTRCVDQGDRKFPCHLCNRSFEKRDRLRIHVLHVHEKHRPHKCSVCGKSFSQSSSLNKHMRVHSGERPYKCVYCNKAFTASSILRTHIRQHSGERPFKCKHCGKAFASHAAHDSHVRRTHAREQPHLCELCGASFQKEQELRLHTKSHKKRQIPDSISVSSSSVAGLPEDSLQEDHSEILKNKDLSIFPYTALNSEYRPWN; this is translated from the exons ATGTCGGTGTCCCTCTCCTGCTTCCCTGTAGTGCTGAACGAGAAAAGCTACCAAGAAAACATGCTCAAGAGCAGTCCCGTTCGGGGTTTCTACCCTGCTCCTCATCACTACATGGACTTCCTCCCGCGCACGCACAACCTCCTGGACCCGCTCAAATCTCTCGGCCGGCTGGTGTCGGACACCCGCGCATCCCTGCCTCTCAACATGAATAACCCGTTCGTACTGCAGAGCAGCCACACCGCCTCGGTCCTGCACGAGCTGTGCGTCCCCGGCGCGCCGTACCTGAGCCACATGATGCCCATGTGGTCAAAAGCGGAGGAGCTGGCCGCTGTGGTGACGGAGCACGCGGCCGACCCGCTGTCCACAGACTTCAGCAGCAAGTCCGGTGAGAGGTCCACCACCTCCTCAGCCTCTACTCCGCCCAAGGAGGCGCTGCTCCGCGCCCTTTGCGCAGATCAGTCACCTCAAAAGAAGACAGCCACTTATGATTTCAGCGAGGAGGACTTGTTCATGGTGCTTTATGGGTACTCCAGCAGCCAGGAGCGCAGCGGGGGTCACGCCATCTCAGGGGTGGTCCTGCCGGAAAATTCAG aGTCCCACACACCTTCACTACACAAAGAAACTCTTGAACTTCCAGAAG GTTTGGTCATCCTCCACGCAGTGTGGGGAAACGTGTCCCATTGTGGGGTTTTTGCGGAAAAGAGCTGCGTGCCGAAAGGCGCGCGCTTCGGGCCTTTCCAAGGAAAACTGGTGAACACCAGCGAGATCAAAACATACGACGACAACACTCTAATGTGGGAG GTGTTTGAGAACGGCCGCCTGAGTCACTTCGTGGACGGCAGAGGCGCGTCGGGAAACTGGATGTCTCTTGTGAAGTGCGCTCGTTTCCCAGAGGAGCAGAACCTGGTGGCGGTTCAGGTCCAGGGTCAGATCTTCTACGAGGTCTGCAAGGAGATCGGTCCAGGCCAAGAGCTCCTGGTGTGGTACGGGGACTGCTACACGCAGTTCCTCGGGATCCCACTCACGCTGAAAAACCCGAGAGAGGACACAACAAGCGAGCTTCCCTTCACAGAAG ATGCAGGCGAAGGCTACAAGTGTGACAGGTGCGGGAAGGTGTTTGCCTACAGATACTACAGAGACAAACACCTGAAGTACACGCGCTGCGTGGACCAGGGAGACCGGAAGTTCCCCTGTCACCTGTGCAACAGATCCTTTGAGAAGAGGGACAGGTTACGGATCCACGTCCTCCACGTGCACGAGAAGCACAGACCTCACAAG TGCTCCGTGTGCGGGAAGAGCTTCTCTCAGTCCTCCAGCCTGAACAAGCACATGCGCGTGCACTCCGGGGAGCGGCCTTACAAGTGCGTGTACTGCAACAAG GCCTTCACCGCCTCCAGTATCCTGAGAACCCACATCCGCCAGCACTCCGGAGAGAGGCCCTTCAAGTGCAAGCACTGCGGGAAGGCCTTCGCCTCCCACGCGGCCCACGACAGCCACGTCCGACGGACCCACGCCAGAGAGCAGCCGCACCTGTGTGAGCTGTGCGGAGCCTCCTTTCAAAAGGAGCAGGAGCTCAGGCTCCACACGAAGAGCCACAAGA AGAGGCAAATCCCAGACAGCAtctctgtctcatcttcctcagtGGCCGGGCTGCCGGAGGACTCTTTACAGGAGGATCACTCAGAAATTCTGAAGAACAAGGACCTGAGCATCTTTCCTTACACAGCATTAAATTCTGAATATCGACCCTGGAATTAA